One Bosea sp. 685 DNA segment encodes these proteins:
- a CDS encoding efflux RND transporter periplasmic adaptor subunit gives MFQGTTRRRLLGGLAASASLAAIIIVNATANRAQGDTPPVAPPATPVSVATVEQRDLVAWAEFSGRLEAIERVEVRSRVSGVVEAVHFREGSLVKQGDLLISIDQAPYLAEFERTQAQVLAAEARVALAAGENERGQQLMASRNVSQRDLDTRFNALREAQANLRAAQAAQQTARLNLDYTQIRAPISGRIGRLEVTIGNLVAAGAGAPLMTTLLSVDPIYAAFNADERTVLDALASLPENNRSLEQIPVRLTTSTSEGATFTGKLRFVDNGIDAASGTVRVRAVLDNPGGKLMPGQFVRVQMGQARSEPALVINERAVGTDQNKKFVFVVGADSKAAWREVTLGASNDGLRIVTGGLKAGERIVVNGLQRIRPGATVAPESVPMAEKSELRAAKTELAQR, from the coding sequence ATGTTTCAGGGAACGACCCGTCGTCGCCTTTTGGGCGGCCTTGCCGCCAGCGCTTCGCTCGCGGCCATCATCATCGTCAATGCCACCGCCAATCGCGCGCAGGGCGACACCCCGCCCGTCGCCCCGCCGGCGACCCCGGTCTCGGTCGCGACCGTGGAGCAGCGCGATCTCGTCGCCTGGGCCGAGTTCTCCGGCCGGCTGGAAGCGATCGAGCGCGTCGAGGTGCGTTCGCGCGTCTCCGGCGTGGTCGAGGCCGTGCATTTCCGCGAGGGCAGCCTCGTCAAGCAGGGCGATCTGCTGATCAGCATCGACCAGGCTCCCTATCTCGCCGAGTTCGAGCGGACGCAGGCGCAGGTGCTGGCGGCGGAAGCCCGCGTCGCGCTGGCTGCCGGCGAGAATGAGCGCGGCCAGCAATTGATGGCGAGCCGCAACGTCTCGCAGAGGGATCTCGACACGCGCTTCAATGCGCTGCGCGAGGCGCAGGCCAATCTGCGCGCGGCGCAGGCAGCCCAGCAGACCGCGCGCCTCAACCTCGACTACACCCAGATCCGCGCGCCGATCAGCGGGCGCATCGGCCGGCTCGAGGTCACCATCGGCAATCTCGTCGCGGCGGGAGCCGGCGCGCCGCTGATGACGACGCTGCTCTCGGTCGATCCGATCTATGCCGCCTTCAACGCCGATGAGAGGACGGTGCTCGACGCGCTGGCCTCGCTACCGGAGAATAATCGCTCGCTTGAGCAGATCCCGGTCAGGCTCACGACTTCGACGAGCGAAGGCGCGACCTTTACCGGCAAGCTGCGCTTCGTCGACAACGGCATCGACGCGGCCAGCGGCACAGTGCGCGTACGCGCCGTGCTCGACAATCCCGGCGGCAAGCTGATGCCGGGCCAGTTCGTCCGGGTTCAGATGGGGCAGGCCCGCTCCGAGCCGGCGCTGGTCATCAACGAGCGCGCCGTCGGCACCGACCAGAACAAGAAGTTCGTCTTCGTCGTCGGCGCCGACAGCAAGGCCGCCTGGCGCGAGGTCACGCTCGGTGCATCGAATGACGGGCTGCGCATCGTCACCGGCGGCCTGAAGGCCGGCGAGCGGATCGTCGTCAATGGCCTGCAGCGCATCCGGCCGGGAGCGACCGTCGCGCCCGAATCCGTGCCGATGGCCGAAAAGTCCGAACTGCGCGCGGCCAAGACCGAACTCGCGCAACGCTGA
- a CDS encoding alpha/beta hydrolase, whose product MSVSLLPQLRTRRAVFWRQETIAAAQGSLAARLYAPAEIEPEAGLVLHLHGGSFSSGSLAEGEAVATALAEAGAIVMSIDYPLAPGHRFPEALETAYAALQTLAKGRARWASKHAPLYVAGEEAGGNLAAALALMARDRRGPELAGQILFSPMLDACLGTYSLRTAEAGPVGCRWADGWADYLGTPDKAAHPYAAPLNASRLTGLAPALLISSQDDPLRDEAAHYATRLREAGVTVRHHVQTGPTQWPDAYAGAPEEGSCLCLACNHVTEFYALTAPP is encoded by the coding sequence ATGTCCGTCTCGCTCCTTCCGCAACTTCGTACCCGGCGCGCCGTCTTCTGGCGGCAGGAGACGATTGCGGCTGCGCAGGGCTCGCTTGCCGCCCGGCTCTATGCCCCGGCCGAGATCGAGCCCGAGGCCGGGCTGGTCCTGCATCTCCATGGCGGTTCCTTCAGCAGCGGTTCGCTGGCCGAAGGCGAGGCGGTCGCGACGGCGCTGGCCGAGGCTGGGGCGATCGTTATGTCGATCGATTATCCGCTGGCGCCTGGCCACCGCTTTCCCGAGGCGCTCGAGACCGCCTATGCCGCGCTCCAGACACTCGCCAAGGGCCGTGCCCGCTGGGCCTCGAAACATGCGCCGCTTTATGTGGCGGGCGAGGAGGCCGGCGGCAACCTCGCCGCTGCGCTTGCCTTGATGGCGCGCGATCGTCGCGGTCCGGAGCTTGCCGGCCAGATCCTGTTCTCGCCGATGCTTGATGCCTGCCTCGGCACCTATTCGCTGCGGACGGCTGAGGCTGGCCCGGTCGGCTGTCGCTGGGCCGATGGCTGGGCCGATTATCTCGGCACGCCGGACAAGGCGGCCCATCCTTACGCCGCCCCGCTCAACGCCTCGCGGCTGACGGGCCTGGCGCCGGCGCTCCTGATCTCGTCGCAGGACGATCCGCTGCGGGACGAAGCCGCGCATTATGCAACGCGGTTGCGGGAAGCGGGTGTGACGGTCCGCCACCATGTGCAGACTGGCCCGACGCAATGGCCGGATGCTTATGCCGGCGCTCCCGAGGAAGGCTCCTGCCTCTGTCTGGCATGCAACCATGTCACTGAATTCTATGCCTTGACCGCACCGCCCTAG
- a CDS encoding LysR family transcriptional regulator — protein MDQLNAMRAFVRVVEAGTFTRAADLLDMPKPTVTKQIQQLEAHLRAKLLNRTTRRVTVTMDGAAYYERALRVLNEIDELDSSLALSQARPGGRLRVDCSTSLAMAVLIPALPGFHARYPEIQLDLGLSDRPADLVAENLDCAIRAGEIQDQSLIARRIGEMYLITCAAPDYIARHGTPRHPSELEADHYIVGYRAAGTSRTVPFTYVDAKESIEVRGRYIVSLNEGAGYVASAVAGLGVIQAPSFMVQEHVTAGRLVPLLASWCSAPKPLHIVYPPNRHLSNKVRVFVDWLAELFGKNDLIQRKSSLPHSDACAAG, from the coding sequence ATGGACCAGCTCAACGCCATGCGCGCCTTCGTCCGGGTCGTCGAAGCCGGCACCTTCACACGCGCCGCCGATCTGCTCGACATGCCCAAGCCCACCGTGACGAAGCAGATCCAGCAGCTGGAGGCGCATCTGCGCGCCAAGCTGCTCAACCGCACGACCCGGCGCGTGACCGTGACGATGGACGGTGCCGCCTATTACGAGCGCGCCCTGCGCGTGTTGAACGAAATCGACGAGCTCGATTCAAGCTTGGCGCTGTCGCAGGCCCGGCCGGGCGGGCGGTTGCGGGTGGATTGCAGCACCTCGCTGGCGATGGCGGTGCTGATACCCGCATTGCCCGGCTTCCATGCACGCTATCCGGAGATCCAGCTCGACCTCGGCCTGAGCGACCGCCCGGCCGACCTCGTCGCCGAAAATCTCGACTGCGCCATCCGCGCCGGTGAGATCCAGGATCAGAGCCTGATCGCGCGGCGTATCGGGGAAATGTACCTGATCACCTGCGCCGCACCCGACTACATCGCCCGCCACGGCACGCCGCGCCATCCCAGCGAGCTCGAGGCCGACCACTACATCGTCGGCTACCGCGCCGCCGGCACCAGCCGCACCGTGCCCTTCACCTATGTCGACGCCAAGGAGAGCATCGAGGTCCGGGGGCGCTATATCGTCTCGCTCAACGAGGGCGCCGGCTATGTCGCCTCGGCGGTGGCGGGGCTCGGCGTCATCCAGGCGCCGAGCTTCATGGTGCAGGAGCATGTTACGGCGGGGCGGCTCGTACCGCTCTTGGCGAGCTGGTGTTCAGCGCCGAAGCCCCTGCATATCGTCTATCCGCCGAACCGCCATCTCAGCAACAAGGTGCGCGTCTTCGTCGACTGGCTGGCCGAGCTTTTCGGCAAGAACGACCTGATCCAGCGCAAATCCAGCCTGCCGCATAGCGATGCCTGCGCGGCCGGTTAG
- a CDS encoding SDR family NAD(P)-dependent oxidoreductase: protein MTSLPYRTALIVGAGPGISASLARKLSASGVQVALAARHVEKLAPLAVETGASIFSVDASEQDGVARLFDEVEARLGEPDVVIYNASMAVRGPLTELDPATVAQSLSVNAFGAFLVVQQAARRMLPRERGAILLTGATAGIKGFARSAPFAMGKFALRGLAQSAARELGPKGIHVAHFVIDGGVRSAKRPDASDNTLDPDAIAQSYLDVLRQPRNAWTMEVDLRPWAETF, encoded by the coding sequence ATGACGAGCCTCCCCTATCGTACCGCGCTGATCGTCGGGGCCGGCCCCGGCATCAGCGCCTCGCTCGCCCGCAAGCTCTCGGCCAGCGGCGTGCAGGTTGCGCTGGCCGCCCGCCATGTCGAGAAGCTCGCGCCATTGGCGGTCGAGACCGGCGCATCGATCTTCTCGGTCGACGCCTCGGAGCAGGATGGCGTCGCGCGGCTTTTCGACGAGGTCGAAGCCAGGCTCGGCGAGCCCGATGTCGTGATCTACAATGCCAGCATGGCCGTGCGCGGGCCGCTCACCGAGCTTGATCCGGCGACGGTGGCGCAATCGCTCTCGGTCAATGCCTTCGGCGCCTTCCTGGTCGTGCAGCAGGCGGCGCGGCGGATGCTGCCACGAGAGCGGGGCGCGATCCTGCTCACCGGCGCCACCGCCGGGATCAAGGGCTTTGCCCGCTCGGCGCCCTTCGCGATGGGTAAATTCGCCTTGCGCGGCCTCGCGCAGAGCGCAGCGCGCGAGCTTGGGCCGAAAGGCATCCATGTCGCGCATTTCGTCATCGACGGCGGCGTGCGCAGCGCCAAGCGGCCGGACGCCTCCGACAATACGCTCGATCCTGACGCCATCGCGCAGAGCTATCTCGATGTGCTGCGCCAGCCGAGAAATGCCTGGACGATGGAGGTCGATCTCAGGCCGTGGGCCGAGACCTTCTGA
- a CDS encoding MFS transporter yields MASFADSLTPTSTLARLLARRGIHYGWVVAAVTFLTMLVTAGAVGAPGVLITPLQREFGWATSDISSALAVRLMLFGLMGPFAAAFMNRFGVRRVAIVALTLIGSGILGSFFMTQLWHLVLLWGIVVGLGTGLTAMVLGATVATRWFANRRGLVLGLLTASTATGQLVFLPLLASLTEQVGWRSALVFVLAMLVVAVVAVLALMRDRPSDIGLAPYGADALVPAPAQAASFGAMLMSPLVALRDASRTHTFWVLFGTFFVCGASTNGLVQTHFVSLCGDYGMAAVTAAGVLAMIGIFDFIGTVGSGWLSDRYDSRWLLFWYYGLRGLSLLYLPFTDFSFYGLSLFAVFYGLDWVATVPPTIKIAADRFGEKSNLVFGWIFAGHQIGAAFAAYGAGFSRTVYQSYLPAFFIAGALCLFAAAFVVTLRGTAMPRLKPVAA; encoded by the coding sequence ATGGCGTCCTTCGCCGATAGTTTGACCCCGACCTCGACGCTCGCGAGGCTGCTGGCAAGACGCGGAATCCATTACGGCTGGGTCGTCGCGGCCGTGACCTTCCTGACCATGCTGGTGACGGCCGGCGCGGTTGGCGCGCCCGGCGTATTGATCACCCCGCTGCAGCGCGAATTCGGCTGGGCGACCTCCGACATCTCCTCAGCCCTGGCGGTCCGCCTGATGCTGTTTGGTTTGATGGGTCCATTCGCGGCGGCCTTCATGAACCGCTTCGGCGTGCGCAGGGTCGCGATCGTCGCGCTCACGCTGATCGGTAGCGGCATCCTCGGCTCCTTCTTCATGACGCAGCTTTGGCATCTCGTATTGCTCTGGGGCATCGTCGTCGGCCTCGGCACCGGGCTCACCGCCATGGTGCTCGGCGCGACGGTCGCGACGCGCTGGTTCGCGAATCGGCGGGGCCTCGTGCTCGGCCTGCTGACGGCGAGTACGGCGACGGGGCAGCTCGTCTTCCTGCCGCTGCTCGCGAGCCTGACCGAGCAGGTCGGCTGGCGCAGTGCGCTCGTCTTCGTCCTGGCCATGCTGGTCGTCGCGGTCGTCGCCGTGCTCGCCTTGATGCGCGATCGCCCCTCCGATATTGGGCTCGCCCCTTATGGCGCTGACGCGCTCGTGCCGGCCCCGGCTCAGGCTGCGAGTTTCGGCGCGATGCTGATGTCGCCGCTGGTTGCGCTCAGGGATGCCTCGCGCACGCACACCTTCTGGGTTCTGTTCGGCACCTTCTTCGTCTGCGGGGCAAGCACCAACGGTCTCGTCCAGACCCATTTCGTCTCGCTATGCGGCGATTACGGCATGGCGGCGGTGACGGCGGCCGGCGTGCTCGCGATGATCGGCATCTTCGATTTCATCGGCACGGTCGGTTCGGGCTGGCTCTCGGACCGCTATGACAGCCGCTGGCTGCTGTTCTGGTATTATGGCTTGCGCGGGCTTTCGCTGCTCTATCTGCCCTTCACCGATTTCTCCTTCTACGGTCTGTCGCTCTTTGCCGTCTTCTATGGGCTGGACTGGGTCGCGACCGTGCCGCCGACGATCAAGATCGCGGCCGACCGCTTCGGCGAGAAGTCCAATCTGGTCTTCGGCTGGATTTTTGCCGGGCACCAGATCGGCGCGGCCTTCGCCGCCTATGGCGCGGGCTTCAGCCGGACGGTCTATCAGAGCTATCTGCCGGCCTTCTTCATCGCCGGTGCGCTTTGCCTGTTTGCTGCCGCCTTCGTGGTGACGCTGCGCGGCACGGCGATGCCGCGCCTGAAGCCCGTCGCGGCCTGA
- a CDS encoding MarR family winged helix-turn-helix transcriptional regulator — MKVDCYCTVLRSATRRMAAFYDEAMAPLGINIAQFSLLRSIARLEPVILTELGRRMELDRSTIGRNVRVLERMDLVKLGSGKDRREATVTLTEAGRRVLQEAAPHWEAVQAALEARMGAKATQELREILNRI, encoded by the coding sequence ATGAAGGTTGATTGCTACTGCACCGTCCTGAGATCCGCCACCCGGCGGATGGCGGCGTTCTATGACGAGGCGATGGCGCCCCTGGGCATCAATATCGCCCAGTTCAGCTTGCTGCGCTCGATCGCGCGTCTGGAGCCCGTCATCCTGACCGAGCTCGGCCGGCGGATGGAGCTCGATCGTTCGACGATCGGGCGCAATGTCCGTGTGCTCGAGCGGATGGATCTGGTGAAGCTCGGCAGTGGCAAGGACCGGCGCGAGGCGACGGTGACGTTGACCGAGGCGGGACGTCGGGTTCTGCAGGAGGCCGCGCCGCATTGGGAGGCGGTGCAAGCGGCCCTGGAAGCCCGAATGGGCGCCAAGGCGACGCAGGAATTGCGCGAGATCCTGAATCGGATCTGA
- a CDS encoding metallophosphoesterase family protein, which produces MRLGVIADVHGNLPALEAVMERLAGLELDAVINLGDCASSPLWPAESVALLRKSGFHHVRGNHDRVVGAPDSTGLGLSDAYARSQLDQDARDWLHALPFSLSVAGALCIHASPQDDNTYLLESVVAGCLLPASLEEVEGRLEGNASRLILCAHSHLPRLLRLGSGATIVNPGSVGCPAYDDPDAPAHVSESGSPHARFAVLTVEGDKVEVAFQAIAYDWDAAARRARENGREDWAQALLKGWMS; this is translated from the coding sequence ATGCGGCTTGGCGTCATCGCGGATGTTCACGGCAACCTCCCGGCTCTGGAGGCCGTGATGGAGCGGCTCGCCGGGTTGGAGCTCGATGCCGTCATTAATCTCGGCGATTGCGCGTCGAGCCCGCTCTGGCCGGCCGAGTCCGTCGCCTTGCTGCGCAAGAGCGGGTTCCATCATGTCCGGGGCAATCACGACCGGGTGGTCGGCGCGCCCGATTCCACGGGGCTCGGCCTGTCCGATGCCTATGCCCGGTCGCAGCTCGATCAGGACGCGCGCGATTGGCTGCATGCGCTGCCCTTCAGCCTGTCCGTTGCGGGTGCCTTGTGCATCCACGCCAGCCCGCAGGACGACAACACCTATCTGCTTGAGAGCGTCGTGGCGGGCTGCCTGCTGCCGGCCTCCCTGGAGGAGGTCGAGGGCAGGCTGGAAGGGAACGCTTCGCGGCTGATCCTATGCGCCCACAGCCATCTGCCGCGTCTTCTGCGGCTGGGGAGCGGCGCCACCATCGTCAATCCCGGCAGTGTCGGCTGCCCGGCCTATGACGATCCCGACGCGCCCGCCCATGTCTCGGAAAGCGGTTCGCCTCATGCCCGCTTCGCTGTCCTGACCGTGGAGGGTGACAAGGTCGAGGTCGCGTTCCAGGCGATTGCTTATGACTGGGACGCCGCCGCCCGCCGCGCACGGGAGAATGGCCGCGAGGATTGGGCGCAGGCCCTGTTGAAGGGCTGGATGAGCTAA
- a CDS encoding LysR family transcriptional regulator gives MRARQLEVFRMVMRCGTLTSAAEALNVSQPALSQILLHTEDELGFKLFLRVKGRLIPTPEAEELYPEVDRLFSDLEGLRQRAGDLRQGKSGVVRLAASAPPSLALVPEALRHFRAAHADIRILSYVVPAEVIVAMLDRGQAGLGIAMTDQSIPLIDTEIIGHTRIVCVLPSAHPLASREAIGPADLRGETLISYRAESLPGQLLRAALGREGVSFQPEMEIDVSIIALAFVQQGLGIAIVDGLLPWHSFPGLVTRPFRPNVALPLCLLTSSRRPLSRNHELLRAHLRSACKSLGLEQHEP, from the coding sequence ATGCGCGCGCGGCAACTCGAAGTCTTTCGCATGGTGATGCGCTGCGGCACGCTGACCAGCGCGGCCGAGGCGCTCAACGTCTCGCAGCCGGCCTTGAGCCAGATCCTGCTGCACACCGAGGACGAGCTCGGCTTCAAGCTGTTCCTGCGGGTCAAGGGTCGATTGATCCCGACGCCCGAGGCGGAGGAACTCTATCCGGAAGTCGACCGGCTGTTCAGCGATTTGGAAGGGTTGAGGCAGCGTGCCGGCGACCTGCGCCAGGGTAAATCCGGCGTGGTGCGGCTCGCAGCTTCGGCGCCGCCATCGCTGGCTCTGGTGCCGGAAGCCTTGCGCCATTTCCGGGCGGCCCATGCCGATATCCGCATCCTGTCCTATGTCGTGCCGGCCGAGGTGATCGTGGCGATGCTGGATCGCGGCCAGGCCGGTCTCGGCATCGCGATGACCGATCAATCGATTCCCCTGATCGACACAGAGATCATCGGCCACACCCGGATCGTCTGCGTCCTGCCCTCGGCCCACCCTCTCGCCTCCCGCGAGGCGATCGGCCCGGCCGATCTGCGTGGCGAAACGCTGATCTCCTATCGCGCTGAATCCCTTCCCGGGCAGTTGCTGCGCGCGGCGCTAGGGCGCGAGGGCGTCAGCTTCCAGCCGGAGATGGAAATCGACGTCTCGATCATCGCGCTCGCCTTCGTGCAGCAGGGGCTCGGCATTGCGATCGTCGACGGGCTTTTGCCCTGGCACAGCTTTCCGGGGCTGGTGACCCGCCCCTTCCGGCCGAATGTCGCCTTGCCGCTTTGCCTGCTGACGAGTTCGCGTCGGCCGCTTTCGCGCAATCACGAATTGCTGCGGGCCCATCTGCGCAGTGCCTGCAAGAGCCTCGGCCTCGAACAGCACGAGCCCTGA
- a CDS encoding hydantoinase/oxoprolinase family protein: MSWRIGVDIGGTFIDFCAMETGTNRFETIKVLTTPNEPGKELLDGLSLLQERHGVAPEEVISFVHGTTVGINTIIQRKGSRLALITTAGFEDVIELARLRMPEMYSLFCARPEQLIPRDLIHGVRQRQLANGAIAEELDRAALADVIATIRSKDVDGVVISFLHAYRNPAHEAQAKALIAELAPELFVFTSSEVWPVIREYERSTTAILNGYVHPRVAGYLGALEAALASRGVPAGPMLTKSNGGLMNAQTGKRACVNMLLSGTASGVIGAAYLAEQTGIANVLTLDIGGTSADLALIIDGKPQFGTGETVGDFPLFVPSVSVTSIGSGGGSIAWADAFGVLKVGPESAGSTPGPACYGRGGTRATVTDAMAACGFLGHTPIAYDQIGMRRDRAEAVIGELAGLLGLASQATAEAIIAVAVSEMFVEVNKLVARYGVDLREFTLMPFGGAGPMLGCFLARELGIPHVMVPQRPGVVSALGGLIADVKGDFIQTIFAPSAAESLPRLREALLRLKADGSSWIRDEQGFTGQVIETLSADMRYHGQSFEIEVPLSEAWLAGGDIAAINAAFHRQHLAIYDFNDEAGEVQIVNLRLVVSGTTERPNLAPVLETAAGMAAPERLIPVWLDGSSQQVALYHRNALRHGHRFSGPAIVAQDDTTICIPAGFEAHVDGWLNLHLTLRTEA, from the coding sequence ATGAGCTGGCGTATCGGCGTCGACATCGGCGGCACCTTCATCGACTTCTGCGCAATGGAGACCGGCACCAACCGGTTCGAGACCATCAAGGTCCTGACCACGCCGAATGAGCCCGGCAAGGAATTGCTCGACGGCTTGAGCCTCCTGCAGGAGCGCCATGGCGTGGCGCCCGAGGAGGTCATCTCCTTCGTCCACGGCACCACGGTCGGCATCAACACCATCATCCAGCGCAAGGGCAGCCGGCTCGCCCTGATCACCACCGCCGGCTTCGAGGACGTGATCGAGCTCGCCCGGCTGCGCATGCCGGAGATGTATTCGCTGTTCTGCGCCAGGCCCGAGCAATTGATCCCGCGCGACCTGATCCATGGCGTCAGGCAGCGCCAGCTCGCCAATGGCGCGATCGCCGAGGAGCTCGACCGCGCGGCGCTGGCCGATGTCATCGCGACGATCCGCAGCAAGGACGTGGACGGCGTCGTCATCTCCTTCCTGCACGCCTATCGCAATCCCGCCCATGAGGCGCAGGCCAAGGCGCTGATCGCAGAGCTTGCGCCGGAACTCTTCGTCTTCACCTCCAGCGAGGTCTGGCCGGTGATCCGCGAATATGAGCGCAGCACGACTGCGATCCTGAACGGCTATGTCCATCCGCGCGTCGCGGGCTATCTCGGCGCGCTCGAGGCTGCGCTGGCCTCGCGCGGCGTGCCGGCCGGGCCGATGCTGACCAAATCAAATGGCGGGCTGATGAATGCGCAGACCGGCAAGCGCGCCTGCGTCAACATGCTGCTCTCGGGCACGGCGTCGGGCGTCATCGGCGCAGCCTATCTCGCCGAACAGACCGGCATCGCCAATGTGCTGACGCTCGATATCGGCGGCACCAGTGCCGACCTCGCCCTGATCATCGACGGCAAGCCGCAATTCGGCACCGGCGAGACCGTCGGCGACTTCCCGCTCTTCGTGCCCAGCGTCTCCGTGACATCCATCGGCAGCGGCGGCGGCTCGATCGCCTGGGCCGACGCCTTCGGCGTGCTCAAGGTCGGGCCGGAAAGCGCCGGCTCGACGCCGGGCCCTGCTTGCTATGGCCGCGGCGGCACGCGCGCGACCGTCACCGACGCGATGGCGGCTTGCGGTTTCCTCGGCCACACCCCGATCGCCTATGACCAGATCGGCATGCGGCGCGACCGGGCGGAGGCCGTGATCGGCGAACTCGCCGGTCTCTTGGGCCTCGCCTCGCAAGCGACGGCAGAGGCGATCATCGCGGTTGCGGTCTCGGAGATGTTCGTCGAGGTCAACAAGCTCGTCGCGCGCTATGGCGTCGATCTGCGCGAGTTCACGCTGATGCCGTTTGGCGGCGCCGGCCCGATGCTGGGCTGCTTCCTGGCGCGCGAGCTCGGCATTCCGCATGTGATGGTGCCGCAACGACCGGGCGTGGTCAGCGCGCTCGGCGGTCTCATCGCCGATGTGAAGGGCGACTTCATCCAGACGATCTTCGCGCCCTCGGCCGCAGAATCCTTGCCGCGTCTCAGGGAAGCGCTTCTCCGGCTCAAGGCCGATGGTTCGAGCTGGATCAGGGATGAGCAAGGCTTCACCGGCCAGGTCATCGAAACCCTCTCGGCCGATATGCGCTATCACGGCCAGTCCTTCGAGATCGAGGTGCCGCTCTCCGAGGCCTGGCTGGCAGGGGGCGACATCGCCGCGATCAACGCCGCCTTCCACCGCCAGCATCTGGCGATCTACGATTTCAACGACGAGGCCGGCGAGGTCCAGATCGTCAATCTGCGCCTCGTCGTCAGTGGGACGACCGAACGGCCGAATCTCGCCCCCGTATTGGAGACAGCAGCCGGGATGGCCGCGCCTGAGCGGCTGATCCCGGTC